AGATTTTAAAAATTACAAATTATCTAAGCCAAGAACGTCTCTCATATCAAAAAGACCGCTATTTTTAGCCATTACCCACGATGCAGAACGGATCGCGCCATTCGCAAAGGTCATGCGACTTGAGGCTTTATGCGTTATCTCAATCCGCTCTCCGATATCAGCAAACATAGCGGTGTGCTCACCAACGATGTCTCCGGCACGAACTGTCGCAAACCCAATGGTTCCAGGCTTCCGCTCCCCGGTATGCCCTTCCCGGCTATAAACCGCGCATTCGTTTAGCGGTTTTCCAAGCGTGTCAGCAATGGCTTCGCCCATTGCCAGCGCTGTGCCAGAGGGTGCATCAACTTTATGACGATGATGCGCCTCGATTATCTCGATATCGGTATAATTGCCCATTACTGCCGTCGCTTTCTCCAGCAGTTTAAGCATTACGTTAACACCCACGCTAAAGTTAGCGGCAAAAACAATGGGGATTTCTGAAGCCGCATCGCGTATTGCTTGCTTACCCGCTTCATCAAACCCTGTGGTGCCGATAACAACGGCTTTCCCATGCTGGCGGCAGAAATCAAGATGCGCCAGAGTGCCTTCCGGACGGGTAAAATCAATCAACACGTCAAAATCAGCAGCCACCTTTGCC
This genomic interval from Salmonella enterica subsp. enterica serovar Choleraesuis contains the following:
- the dapB gene encoding 4-hydroxy-tetrahydrodipicolinate reductase, coding for MQDAQTRVAIVGAGGRMGRQLIQAALATEGVTLGAALERSGSSLLGSDAGEMAGVGHCGVTINSDLAKVAADFDVLIDFTRPEGTLAHLDFCRQHGKAVVIGTTGFDEAGKQAIRDAASEIPIVFAANFSVGVNVMLKLLEKATAVMGNYTDIEIIEAHHRHKVDAPSGTALAMGEAIADTLGKPLNECAVYSREGHTGERKPGTIGFATVRAGDIVGEHTAMFADIGERIEITHKASSRMTFANGAIRSASWVMAKNSGLFDMRDVLGLDNL